In Erigeron canadensis isolate Cc75 chromosome 8, C_canadensis_v1, whole genome shotgun sequence, the DNA window GCCAACAGGGACAAGGCATGGGAGGGAGACAAAGGACAGGGGTTTCATGCAATATTTTATTACcgtattattttatcaatattattaatatgaattatatattttttgatattaaATAGGAAAAATGACAAAGTTTGACAGCGCATCATAATTATTTGACACATGAAAACATCCAGAAAATTGCATGTTTTGAGACAAACTATGTAGACTTGATTGATCCTTTTACTCTTAGGAAGATATTAATCCAAACATACCAAAATACAGTTTGTTTCATGTTTGATACACAACAAAAATCATCTATTTGAAACCAGAAAACTCAACACAAAGACTTGACTTGGAAGACGATAAACAAGCTATATATGTAATCAAACTTTCAGTAATTTATTAGATTACAATTACAAACTAAAACGTTTAAGATTACTAAAAGAAGTACAAGGATTATTACACATCATAGGGCAGCCAATTCACGTGCAGTGAACAAGTTTTTTGAGATCTCATAGATCAGCCTATTCTGAAACTGTTCCATCGAATAAGCACTAGAAACCTGACCCCTTTTTGGAATTCTTTTAGACCCGAAAACGTTTTCAGTTCCGCCTAATCTAAGCATCATATTGATATAAGCATTTTTGAACTTCAAATAAAGCCTGATGGGTGAAAATTTCTTCAATCGCAGCCGTGGAATGGCTTTAATCTTCCAAAACCGCTTCTTTTTACCTCCAAACGTGACAGTTTTAACGCTTTTTCTGTAACTATTGATTCGTTGGTACCTTCTTGGCCTCCATGATTTGTTCGAGCTACCATCAAAAACACTTGAACTTAATTCCACCATTTTTGAAATGGATACTTTGTTTCCCAAAGATTTATTTAAGTGTGTTGTGGTGCAAGTCTTAAAGATGTATATTGACTAGCTCTTTGACTGTATATATAGAGACTAGCAGGGAAATGGGAAGTTTTAGTCATTTTCTAACTAATGTTTGtacttatttaattatcattttgtGTTTATTGACCAATATTATTCTAAGAGCATCCCATGTGTTTTTTTGACAAAGACCCTTTTTAAACGATTTGTGAAACTACCACCCCGAGTCatgtttcttttaattaaatactaTAGGATAACAACGCAATGCGACGACGATTGTGGTGTTTTATGCGACAATGGGTGATGGTAGTTGTGACATTGAATAGTGTAGGTAATGATATAAGGATGTTTAAGTGAAAGgagttataaaaatatttacaatataatataatttaatattaaaagttgaTGGTAATTCAATTTATTAAAGATAGTTTGGTTATTTAAGTGTCTCatttgttttaaaattcaaaatgaaactataatttttatataatagtatgaaTTAGTATCAAGTTTATATCTTACTTTAAACAAATTCTTAAAAGTATTTGAAAAATTGTTGGAATTGACCGATAAGATAGTAatactagtaataataataattagtggGTTTATAAGCCCGTGCGTGCTACAACTACCGTGTTTACATTTACAATTACGTTcaaatgtttttaatattatacaaaAAGATCAAACAGGTTGACTGacaactaaaaagataaaaaagaatataaagatatatgtcacgtttgttatatcaaacataaataaatataataaaccaACTTAAAGTTTTCATATTAaacacatatttttatttaaaaaacaaaaaccaaaatgaCAGACAGCTGCgtaagaaaaaccaaaaatggtTGTGACTTGGTAAAAATCCAAAAGGTAATATAGGGTAATacgtaaaaaatgaaatataaaaaaaagccataaaaaaataataaaataatcatgcttaaaattttgtcatattaaatatataaatttattttttaaaagaatataaaagacaAAGCAACTAAAaccattataaaaaatattgatgAGTCAAATCAAAACTAAAGATAGAcgaaatctaaaaaaaaaaacttaaataaaaagtaatatgaTAAACccgcaaaaaaaaaatttgacatattaaatatattttttttaaaaataaaaatataagcaaaCTAGCAGATAGCTGTGCAGTTACCTGCCACTTCACTGTTCATCATTTATTCCTCTTAATACGGATGGGAAAAATATAAGACTCCTTAATTAGTATTTTCACCaatcaaaatgataaaaatgttTACTCtaatggaaaaaataaaaacaactcacaaaaataatataaaatacgGAAGGGAAAAAAGAGTTTGTTTATCGGTTCAAAAATTGAATAAAATGAATATATGTTATccatgtttatttatttgtatttgtattcaTGAAGATATccatgtttatttatttgtatttatgaAAAAACCAGATAAATACAAATGAGcacaaatataaattagaaGCATTACACAgaattttaacattaattatatgatatccaaaattacaaaaaaaaaaaaaaaaattaaagtaatcagaaaagaaaaaaatatatatctaaatatcaTATGTAACATAATGAACCGTTGGATTTTTATGAACATAAATAATCAATCAATATCCATGtttaggggtgagttattttgagaactcataaaaaaaagaacgcAAGAATAATTCTGGACCACATATTTTATGTAactttctttctcttcaattaaatatgtaaatttatttaaatcattcaaaatgttttatctcacaaaccgtaaatcgttagacgaaacaaaaagtatTGGTAGTCTTAAATATTTgtcttctttcattagagatccaattcgatatacttttaacgactttttaattttcgttttctttttggtatttacacataacttacacatgtataggttgaacaaaaattatgattcagaACGGGCTTCTACTTAAGGGTATTCATAAACTAAAGCTGGTGGCGGtaataggtcattgagggtgataggtcatagtgtattagtgtgataggtcatagagggtgataggtcataggggatGACCGATGATGGGTGATCAACCTAACGGGCCTgtagccgctatggctccgccatggattgacgggctccgcctttCGCCAGCATGGCCCCACCATGGATTAATGGGTtccgcccttaaccttcattgttgtgtacatatgttcatttactaatttatatgttaaaataatgatcctacacatgtgtagataGACAAGTACaagggggaaaaaaagaaaattaaaaagtcgttaaagtatatatcgaattggatctctaatgaaagaggacgaaatttaaAGAGTATCCATgcttttttttccatctaacgatttacggtttgtgagataaaacattttgaatgatttgaatgaattttgttatttaattgaagagagaaaaaaataggAGAAATATGTAGTCCAAAATTattctttgaatttttttttttatttttaagttattaaatAACCCTTTCTTTTCATGTCTATTCATAAATAGTCCAGTCTTATATGTAGTCGACAATGGTTTGAAAAATTGGAACTTATAAGGAAATAAACTCTATCGCATAATACTCTATTATAGGCggtattatatataatactccATTATAATCGGTAGAACAGATTGAGATCCTGTTGCTCGATCATAGTACGTATGTGATagtaataactaatatttttttattgttttttcaaaattaatgtcTCTATTTGTTATGTCATCACCTTCAcgagtttattttttaaaagttaaatcgTGTACGTCAGCCGTGCATTAAAACAATCTCTCCAATTATTCAGCTGATACTATACTCTGTATAAGAGACGGAATTTAAGTATGCAATTGGTTTGTAGAGTTGCCATATTTGAAGAACAATCTATGCCAAATAGTTCGAAGTTTATTGTTTGTAATTGAAATAGTTGACTTGTCGTAACGCGAAAGAGAGCTACTTGGAAGGTAGAATTTGATAGCAGcagattatattatatttaatttgtaagaTAAA includes these proteins:
- the LOC122610161 gene encoding uncharacterized protein LOC122610161, which produces MVELSSSVFDGSSNKSWRPRRYQRINSYRKSVKTVTFGGKKKRFWKIKAIPRLRLKKFSPIRLYLKFKNAYINMMLRLGGTENVFGSKRIPKRGQVSSAYSMEQFQNRLIYEISKNLFTARELAAL